The nucleotide sequence GCCGCGCGGCCCCCGCCGGCGCCGCCCCGTCATTCTGTGCCGCCTCGTCATTGCCGGCGGCCGGCGTGCGTCCGGCCGATGCCTCGTTCAAGGCAGGGCCGGCCGCCGCCGCCGGTGGCGATTGCCACCACGGCATCTGCTCCACATCCGGCGCGGTCGCGGCCACATCGGCCGGTGCCGTGAGTGCCGGTGCCGTGAGTGCCGGTGCCGTGAGTGCCGACGCCGCGAGGGGCGGCGGCGTGTCGACCTGTGCGGTGTCGGCCGGCGGCGGGGAGGGTGCCGGCTCGGATGCGGGCAGGCCGGCGGTTCCGTTACCCGTGGCGCGCGCAATCAGCCCGGCGGCACGCGCAAATCCGCTTGGGCCCCTTGCGCCTGGCCCTCCTGCCGGCGGCACCTCGGGGCCGCGTGGTCCGGTCATCGCGTCACGTCCGTCATGGGCATGGCCTCCGGTCAAGGGCGGGCGGGCAGATGTGGTCAGGCGGCGATATCGCGGCGATAAGGCGGGCGGTCGAGGCCGAGGGGCGAACCGGTGAAGATCTCGAACCCGTCATCGGTCACGGCGACGCTGTGTTCGAACTGCGCCGACAATTGGCGGTCGCGGGTGACGGCGGTCCAGCCATCGGACAGGATCTTCACGTCGGGACGGCCCAGATTGACCATCGGTTCGATGGTGAAGAACATCCCTGGCTTCAGTTCCTCGCCGTCGCCGCGACGGCCGTAATGCAGCACATTGGGCTGGTCGTGGAACACCCGGCCGATACCATGGCCGCAGAAATCCCTGACGACCGAGCATTTCTGCTTCTCGACGAAGCTCTGGATCGCATGGCCGATATCGCCGAAGGTGGCGCCCGGCTTGACCGCGGCGATGCCCAGCATCATCGCCTCATAGGTGATGTCGATCAGCCGTTCCGCCTTGCGCGAGATCCGGCCCACCGGGAACATCCGGCTGGTATCGCCGAACCAGCCGTCGAGGATGACGGTGATGTCGATGTTGAGGATATCGCCCTCGATCAGCGCCTTCTGATCGGTCGGGATGCCATGGCAGACGACATGGTTGATCGAGGTGCAGATCGATTTCGGGAAGCCGCGATAGTTCAGCGGCGCCGGGATCGCGTCGTGCTCCAGGATGAACGCATGGCACAACTGGTCGAGATGCTCAGTTGTTACTCCCGGTTGCACGTGCGGGGTGATGAAGTCCAGAACTTCCGCGGCCAGACGACCGGCACGACGCATGCCCTCGAAATCTTCGGTGGTGTGAATTTTGATCATTGCTTCCTGGCTTCCTGCTTTCCCCCGACGGCTGTCGCCGTTCCGGACCGGGCGTTCTGTGCGTTGGCAGATTTATCTGCATAGATATTACACCGAGGGGCCAACGGCAATCGCGCGACATGCGCGTTTTCGTGACATCGGTCATCCGATGGCGGCAGATGTGCCCGAACCGGCCACGGGCAGGGGGCCGGTCAGGCGGATTCCGGCCGCATCGGCGGTGAAGCCCAGCGCCATCACCTCGACCCCTGCCGCCCGCGCCGCGACCAATGCGGCGGCATAGGCCGGATCGATATCGGCCGCGACGTCGACACGGTCGACATCGCCGCGCATCACCGCATAGACCAGCACCGCGCGCGCGGTGCCGGCCGTGGCCAGCGCCGCCAGTTCGGCCAGATGCCGGGCGCCACGCTGGGTGCGGGCATCGGGGAAGGCGCCCTGCCCCGGCTGGCGCGACAGGGTGACCGATTTCACCTCGACATAGACCGGTTGCGGCCGATACGTGCCGGCATCGGCATCTGTCGGTGCTGCGGCCGGATCGAGCACGATATCCACCCGCGAGCCGGTGCCATAGCGGACTTCGCGCCGCAGCGCCACCCCCGCCGGTGCCAGTGCCGGCACCCGGCCGGCGGCGATGGCTTCGGCGACCAGACCGTTCGCGCGCCCGGTATCGACCACGACCAGCGCGCCGCCTGCCGCCTCGACCAGAACCCATGACAGCGGCAGTTTGCGTTTCGGGTCGGGCGATCGCTGCGGCCAGACCCGGGCGCCGGCATCGGCCAGACCCAGCATGCTGCCGGGATTGGCGACATGGACGGTGGTTTCGGTTCCGTCCGGCAGCACGACATCGGCCAGAAAGCGCTTATAGCGCCGCACAAGCCGTGCCGGGGTCAGCATCGGCGTGAAGACGAGATCATGACCGGCGCCCGGCGGTGATGCGGCGCGCGCGTGGTCGGTGGCTGTATCGGCAAGTGCTGTCTGATCGGGCATGGCGTCAAGACTACGGCCACCGGCGGCCTGCGCGCAACGGCGCTGCCGTCATCATGTCGGGCTGTATCGCAGAGGCTGGCCGCCGCCGCCGCAAGGTCGCATAATCCGGGGGGTTCGGAACCGATGGCCAGGACGGGAGCCTTCATGATCAGGCGCGACGCGACATCCGCAAGCCGGCGGCGGGCAGTGCTGACCGGTGCCGGCGGTATGCTGGGCCGTCATGTGGTGGCGCGGCTGGCGCGAGATCCGGCGCTGTGGGCGATGACCGCCTTCGTCCGGCCCGAGACCACGGCCCCGGTGCGCGACTGGTTGACCGCCCATGGTGTGGATCTGATCGAGGCCAGTCTGCTCGACGCCCATCAGATGGCGGCGCGCACTCCTGACGATACCGATGTCGTGCTGCACCTTGCGGCCGATACCTCGACCGACCCGCGCGATCGCGCGCGCCAGTGGCAGACCAATGTCGAGGGCACGCGCGCGGTCGCCGAAGCCGTGCTGCTGACCCGCGTGCGCCGGCTCGTCCATGTCTCCTCGGCCTCGGTCTATGGTTTCGATCGCCATCGCATAGACGAACATGCACCGCAGGTGGGCAGCGACCATCCGGTCGCCTATGTCGCCAGCAAGGCCGCCGCCGAAGAGGTGGTGCGGGCCGCGATCGCCCGCGGGCTGGATGCCGTGATCCTCAATCCCGGCCATATGCTGGGGGCCTATGACCTGAACAACTGGGCGATGATGATCCGGCTGGCCGCGGCCGGGCGGCTGCCGGCGCTACCGCCCGGCGGTGGCAGCTTCGCGGCGGCAGCCGCCGTCGCCGATGCCGTTGTCGCCGCCATCGACCGGGCGATGATCGGCGAGAATTATCTGCTGGGCGGGCCGGTGGCGAGTTTTCGCGAGTTGATCGGCCGCAGCGCCGCCATCCTCGACCGGCCGCTGACCAGCCGTGTCGCCCCCGCCTGGGCGCTGATCGCAGCCGCACGGGTGATCGAGCGACTGGCGCGCCTGACCGGCAGCCGGCCGTCGATCACGGTCGATGCGGCGGTCGTGTCGTGCCATTCGGTCGCGATCGACAGCGATCGGGCGCGACGCGATCTGGGCTATGCGCCGGCCGCCCTCGACGACATGCTGCGTGAGACGATCGACTGGCTGATCCTGGCCGGCCTGATCGACGCACCGCCGCGCCCGGCAATCTCTGGCTGATCAATCCCTGGCTGATGAGTGATGACCCGATGACCGAGACCCTTGAGACCGCCCTGACCGCGGGCGATGCCGGCGCACCGCGCACTGCCGCGATCCTGGTGATCGGCAATGAAATTCTATCCGGCCGCACCCAGGACGTGAATGTCCGCATGATCGCCACCAAGCTGGCGCCGGCAGGCATCCGGGTGGTCGAGGTGCGGGTGGTGCCCGATATCGAGGACGAGATCGTCGGGGCCATTCATGCGCTGACCGCCAGGGCCGATTATCTGTTCACCACAGGCGGCATCGGCCCCACCCATGACGACATCACCGCCGCCGCCGTGGCGCGGGCAATGGGGGTGGCGCTGATCCGCGACCCTGAGGCCGAGCGCCGCCTGACCGCCTATTACCCGCCCGAGAAGCTGACGCCCGCGCGGCTGCGGATGGCGAACGTCGCCGAAGGGGCGACGCTGATCGACAATCCGGTGTCGATCGCACCGGGATTCCGGATCGGCAAGGTCCATGTGATGGCGGGCGTGCCCCAGATCGCCGCGGCGATGATGGACAATATCGTGCCCACCCTGACCGGCGGCGCGGTCACCCGCGCGGTCACCATTGCGATCGACGGCGCCGAGGGCGAGATCGCCCAGCCGCTGGGCGAGGTGCAGGCCCGCCACCCGCAGGTTGAAATCGGCTCCTATCCGGCATTCCGTGGCGGCAAGCCTTCAGTCAGCCTGGTGCTGCGCGGCACCGACACCAGGGCGCTGGATGTGGCCGAGCGCGACCTGCTGGCGGTGCTGTCGGCGATGGCGGTGGCGGTGATCGGTCGCGAAGCATCATAGCCGCGGGACTGCACCGGCTCTCGTGAAACTCGATCTGGACAGATCGGGGCGCGGCCGATATTGCTTGGCCGGTCAGCGCCGCGATTCCACCGGCGCGTGGCCTGTGGCGCGGACGTGGCGAAATCGGTAGACGCAGCGGACTTAAAATCCGCTTCCTCTGGAGTGCGGGTTCAAGTCCCGCCGTCCGCACCAGCCTTCGGAACAGCTCTCATAGACAGCCTGTCGGGCTGGCCTGCAATTTGCTTCACCCTGGTGGCATAACACGCATCCGGTTTGTGGAGCTTCGGGCATGACGGTTCAGGCAAGCGGTGCCGGCGGGATTTCCGCTTTCGATTTCAGGGCATTGCGGCGTCAGGATGGCGGGGCGGCACCTGTTGGCGGTGCGGCAGATTTTGCCGGGGCTGCTGCTGGTGGGGCGGCAAACTCTTCCGGTGCAGCGCCCACCGGGCCGGTGTCGGCAGGCATGCCGGCCGGGGCCATCGGCCAGTCGGGCGCGACCAGTCAGACCCTGTTCATGGCCCAGCTTCTGGGTCAGGACACCGAGATGGCCGCATCGTCGGGCACGGTCGACGCGCCCGTGACCGGGGCGGATGCCTCGGCGGATGAAGATGGCCCGTCGGCGGCGGAGACAGCCTTCCTTGAATTCATGGCCATGACCCCTGCGGAACGCTATCGCGCCATGTTCCTGGGTGAAGAGGGGCTGACCGAGGAAGAGCTGGCGGCCATGTCGCCCGAGGAGCGCGCCAAGATCGAGGCCCGCATTCAGGAGCGGATCGAGATGGCGATGAACGACCAGATGTCGGAAGGCGTGAGCCCTGATGCCGCCGCCGATCTGGCGGCCGGCATGCAGGACGCGGCCATGAACGCGGTTTCGGGTGATGATGCCCAGAGCGGCGCCGGCGGCCGGCAACCGATGGGCTTCGGCGATCGCAGCCGGTTCGATGACCTGCTGCGCGCCGCCACCGCGGCCTGAGATCCACGGTCACCGATCTCAATGTCGTTGCAGTGGCGGCGGTTGACGGCCTGACGGCGTCGGGTGGGCATCCAGCCTGGGGCCATCGTGAAAGATCTCGGCCTCCGCGCGGTCCAGATCGTTCAGGCTGTGGGCAAGGGCGGTGCCCCAGACCAGATGGGCCGCCAGCATCAGCAGGTTCCGGCGCATCGGGTGGTCGGTGGCCGGGCGCAGGATGCGGGCCGCCGGGATCCAGCCCAGATAGCTGACTACCCAGACCAGCGCGCCATAGCCGGCACCGGCCCGCACCCCGCCATGCGGGCGCCATGCTGCGAACAGGCTGCCGGCAACGGCACCGAAAGCGAAATGAGACAGCAGAGTGGTGATACGGCGCGCGGGCTCAGGCATCGCCTGACCCGTTTCCGTAGCCTCCCCCACCTGTTCCATGATCTGGCGCGGTGGCAGGGGATACTGGTCGCGGGCCGGCAGCAGCGGCTGCATCCGCCGCATGGCCGAGGTCATGGCGACCGTGGCCATGATGCCGGCGATGGCCCCCAGCATGGCGTTGCGCATGGCGGTCACTCCGACCCGTTGCGGTGGCTGCGGGCGATCCACAGACCCAGAGCCAGACCGCCGGCCGCGAAGGCGAGGCTGCCGGCCGTTCCCAGCCGGGGCAGGCGGTCGCGGCCCGGCTGACGCCACGGCCCGTGCACGGCATGATTGCGGCGTGCCGCCCCGAACACGGCAGGATCGCGCAGATCCTGTGCCTCGCGGGCATGGGTCGCCTGACTGCGCCAGCCGAAGCGGCCCATCAGCCGGTCGGCCAGCCCCGGCATCAGCCGGTTCAGAATGCCGAACTGAACCGTGGCGGCGCCGACCCGCACCGATCGGCGACGCATGGTCACCGCGTCATAAATGGCGGCGGCAACCACCTCGGGTTCATAGACCGGCGGCATCGGCCGGGGGACGCCGCCCTCCATACGGCTGCCGGCATGGGCAAAGAACGGCGTGTTGGTTGCCGGCGGATGGACGATCGCCAGATGAATGCGGCTGCGGGCGTGAATCAGCTCGGTGCGCAGAGCCTCGGTGAAGCCGGTGACGGCGAATTTGGCGGCGGTATAGGGCGCCTGCAGGGGCACACCGCGCAGCGCCACCACCGATCCGATATTGACGATGACCCCCTCGTCGCGGCGGCGCATCCGGGTCAGGGCCGCGCGCGTGCCGTTCACGGCACCCATATAGCTCACATCGGTGACCCGTCGGAATTCCTCTTCGGAAATATCCTCGAAGGGGGCATAAAAGCTGACGCCGGCGCCATTGATCCAGGCATCGATCTGCCCGAAACGGCCTTCGATCCGGGATGCCGCGGCATCCACCTCGCGGGCATCGGCCACGTCCGCCGATGCGGTTTCAACCTCACCACCGGCCGCGACGACATCCGCGGCCGCCGCTTCCAGCCCCTCTTCGCCGCGTGCGATCAACCCGACCCGCCAGCCACGTTCGGCGAACAGCGCCGCCGTGCAGCGGCCGATGCCCGACGAACCGCCGGTGATGACCACCACCGGCTGCGGACGATTGGGGCTGCGCTGCTGGTCGCCGATCTGGTGTCGTGCCTGTCGCATGATACGGGCTCCGCTGATGGCTCGGGGGATGCTCCAGGGCTCAACCCCGGCGGGGCGCCGCGGTTCCCGGGCCGGAACCCGGGGCAGCCGGTCGGGGTTTGGATGTCAATGAAGCCGGCATACGGTTCGGCAGCGGAGAGGGCGTGTCGTGCATATCTTGGTGACAGGGGCAACCGGGCTGATCGGATCGGCGGTGACGGCGCGACTGCTGGCCCTTGGCCATCAGGTGACCGGCGTGGCGCGCAGCGTGGGCGAGGCCGCGCGTCGCATGCCGCAGGTCCGCGGGCGGGCCGTCGACATCGCCCGGACCCGCACGGCTGCCGGCTGGGCGCCGGCGCTGGCCGGGGTCGATGCGGTGGTCAATTGCGCCGGCGCCCTTCAGCACGGCGGGCGTGATGATCTGGAGGGCGTGCATACAACCGGTATCGACGCACTTTATGCTGCGGCCGAACAGGCAGGCATAAGGCGGGTGATCCATATTTCGGCGATGGGGGTGGATCGGGCGACCCCCACGGCCTTTTCGCGCACCAAGCTTGCCGGCGAGCAGGCGTTGATGGCCCGCGATCTGGATTGGGTGATCCTGCGGCCATCGGTGGTGATCGCGGATGTCGTGTTCACCGGCGTGGCGCTGGCCATGCATGTCGGCTATCCGCTGAGCCAGGGCTGGATTGTGCTGTCGATCGCGCTCTATCTGGTCACCGGCGCCTTCTGGCTGCCGGTCGTGTGGATGCAGATGAAGATGCGCCGGCTGGCGGCCGAGGCGGCGGTGGCGGGCGCGCTACTGCCCGCCGCCTATCACCGGTTATACCGTACCTGGTTCGCCTTCGGCTTTCCGGCCTTTGCCGCCGTCACGGCCATTTTCTGGCTGATGATCAGCCGGCCCGCGATCGGCTTCATCGACGGGTGATGTGGCCGGCCTCACGCGTGGCGACGCCGGCGGTCAGCGCAGTTCGATCTCGACGAAGGCGAAGGGTTCGGTTGCCGACGGATTGACCACATTGTGATCGGTGCCGGCGGTGCCGGCATATGAGGCGCCGGCGCTGCGGTCGACCAGCCGGCTGGTGCCGTCTGGCATCTCGATCAGCAATTGCCCGGTGGTCAGCGGTACAACGACATAATCCAGCCCATGACAATGCGGGCCGGTTTCGGCACCGGGGGCGAAGCTCCACAGGGTGACGCAGACCCGGTCGTTGTCCACCTGTACGGTGGGGACAGCCTGGGGGCGGGTGGGGGTCGTGGTGGTTTCGGTCATGCGATGGTCTTTCTGTGGGCCGCGATGTCAGGCAGCAGGGGCGGTGTCCATTATGCCAGCGATCGCGCGCGCGGCCAGCACCGAGACCAGATGTGCACGATAGCGCGGGCCGGCATTGGCATCCGACAGCAGCCCGGCTTCAGGCAGCCGCGCGGCACGGGCCGCGGCCGGGGACCAGTCGGCGGTCAATGCCTGTTCAAGCACGGTGGCGCGGAACACGCCCTGGCTGCCGGCACCGGTCACCGCCACCCGTGGCCCGTCGGCAAAGCGGCTGACGAACACGCCGCAGACCGGGAAGCGCGAGGCCTGGCTGCGCAGCTTGGCATAGCCGGCGCAGGCCGGTATCGCCAGCGACGCGGCGGTGACGATCTCGCCTGGCATCAGCGCGGTCTGAAAGAAGCCCTGGAAGAAGTCCGCGGCCGGGATCACCCGGCGGTCGGTGACGTTCCATGCGTCCAGTGCCAGGGCGGCGGCGGGATAGTCCGCCGCCGGGTCATTATTCGCCAGCGATCCGCCGATGGTGCCGCGGGCACGCACCGCCGGGTCGCCGATATCCCCCGCCAGCCGTGCCAGGGCCGGCAGGACCGTGGCGACGAGCTGAGAATCCGCGACCGTCGCATGGGTGGTGCCGGCACCGATGACGAGGCGGTTGGGCTGTCGGGTGCCCTCGTGAACGCTGCCGTCCTCGATCCGGATCGTGTCGAGGCCGGCGATCCGGCCCAGATCGATCACCGCGTCGGGTGCCGCCAGACGCTGGCGGATCACCGGCAGCAGGGTCATGCCGCCCGCGAGCGGCACGGCATCTGGCAGCTCCGCCAGCAGGCGCACCGCCTCGGCAATGGTGGCGGGGGCGTGATAGGCGCCGATCTGCATGGGGTCTGCCTCCGCTCAGGCGGTCGCGGCGGCCGCCGAGCGGATCGCCTTGACGATGTTGTGATAGCCGGTGCAGCGGCAGATATTGCCCTCAAGCGCGCGGCGGATGGTGGCGTCGTCGACATTGGCGCCATGGCGGTCGATGATCCCGGCGGCGCTCATCACCATGCCGGGGGTGCAGAAACCGCATTGCAGGGCATGGTGCTCGCGGAACGCCGCTTGAAGCGCGCTCATCCGGCCGTCCTCGGCCATGCCCTCGATGGTGCCGATCCGACGGCCATCGGCCTGAACCGCCAGCATCGCGCAGGATTTCACCGGCACGCCGTCGACATGAACCATGCAGGCGCCGCATTGCGCGGTGTCGCAGCCGATATGGGTGCCGGTCAGTGCCAACTGGTCGCGGATCAGGGCCACCAGGGTTGTACCGGGGGCCACCCGGGCGGTCACTGCGGCGCCGTTCAGGGTGAGGGTGATGTCATGCATCGGCCGTGTCCTCTGCGCGCAGGCTGGCGGCCTGAATGGCGGACCACACCTTTTCAGGCGTTGCCGGCATGTCGAGATGGCGCACGCCATGGTCATGCAGGGCGTCGCAGATGGCGTTGATCACCGCCGCCGGCCCGGCGATGGCCGATGCCTCGCCGCAGCCCTTGGCGCCGACCGGATTGGTG is from Tistrella bauzanensis and encodes:
- a CDS encoding cupin domain-containing protein, whose amino-acid sequence is MTETTTTPTRPQAVPTVQVDNDRVCVTLWSFAPGAETGPHCHGLDYVVVPLTTGQLLIEMPDGTSRLVDRSAGASYAGTAGTDHNVVNPSATEPFAFVEIELR
- the map gene encoding type I methionyl aminopeptidase yields the protein MIKIHTTEDFEGMRRAGRLAAEVLDFITPHVQPGVTTEHLDQLCHAFILEHDAIPAPLNYRGFPKSICTSINHVVCHGIPTDQKALIEGDILNIDITVILDGWFGDTSRMFPVGRISRKAERLIDITYEAMMLGIAAVKPGATFGDIGHAIQSFVEKQKCSVVRDFCGHGIGRVFHDQPNVLHYGRRGDGEELKPGMFFTIEPMVNLGRPDVKILSDGWTAVTRDRQLSAQFEHSVAVTDDGFEIFTGSPLGLDRPPYRRDIAA
- a CDS encoding NAD-dependent epimerase/dehydratase family protein, which codes for MIRRDATSASRRRAVLTGAGGMLGRHVVARLARDPALWAMTAFVRPETTAPVRDWLTAHGVDLIEASLLDAHQMAARTPDDTDVVLHLAADTSTDPRDRARQWQTNVEGTRAVAEAVLLTRVRRLVHVSSASVYGFDRHRIDEHAPQVGSDHPVAYVASKAAAEEVVRAAIARGLDAVILNPGHMLGAYDLNNWAMMIRLAAAGRLPALPPGGGSFAAAAAVADAVVAAIDRAMIGENYLLGGPVASFRELIGRSAAILDRPLTSRVAPAWALIAAARVIERLARLTGSRPSITVDAAVVSCHSVAIDSDRARRDLGYAPAALDDMLRETIDWLILAGLIDAPPRPAISG
- a CDS encoding competence/damage-inducible protein A, with the protein product MTETLETALTAGDAGAPRTAAILVIGNEILSGRTQDVNVRMIATKLAPAGIRVVEVRVVPDIEDEIVGAIHALTARADYLFTTGGIGPTHDDITAAAVARAMGVALIRDPEAERRLTAYYPPEKLTPARLRMANVAEGATLIDNPVSIAPGFRIGKVHVMAGVPQIAAAMMDNIVPTLTGGAVTRAVTIAIDGAEGEIAQPLGEVQARHPQVEIGSYPAFRGGKPSVSLVLRGTDTRALDVAERDLLAVLSAMAVAVIGREAS
- a CDS encoding DUF1440 domain-containing protein — translated: MRNAMLGAIAGIMATVAMTSAMRRMQPLLPARDQYPLPPRQIMEQVGEATETGQAMPEPARRITTLLSHFAFGAVAGSLFAAWRPHGGVRAGAGYGALVWVVSYLGWIPAARILRPATDHPMRRNLLMLAAHLVWGTALAHSLNDLDRAEAEIFHDGPRLDAHPTPSGRQPPPLQRH
- a CDS encoding SDR family oxidoreductase, translated to MRQARHQIGDQQRSPNRPQPVVVITGGSSGIGRCTAALFAERGWRVGLIARGEEGLEAAAADVVAAGGEVETASADVADAREVDAAASRIEGRFGQIDAWINGAGVSFYAPFEDISEEEFRRVTDVSYMGAVNGTRAALTRMRRRDEGVIVNIGSVVALRGVPLQAPYTAAKFAVTGFTEALRTELIHARSRIHLAIVHPPATNTPFFAHAGSRMEGGVPRPMPPVYEPEVVAAAIYDAVTMRRRSVRVGAATVQFGILNRLMPGLADRLMGRFGWRSQATHAREAQDLRDPAVFGAARRNHAVHGPWRQPGRDRLPRLGTAGSLAFAAGGLALGLWIARSHRNGSE
- a CDS encoding DUF2269 family protein — translated: MTGATGLIGSAVTARLLALGHQVTGVARSVGEAARRMPQVRGRAVDIARTRTAAGWAPALAGVDAVVNCAGALQHGGRDDLEGVHTTGIDALYAAAEQAGIRRVIHISAMGVDRATPTAFSRTKLAGEQALMARDLDWVILRPSVVIADVVFTGVALAMHVGYPLSQGWIVLSIALYLVTGAFWLPVVWMQMKMRRLAAEAAVAGALLPAAYHRLYRTWFAFGFPAFAAVTAIFWLMISRPAIGFIDG
- a CDS encoding FAD binding domain-containing protein, producing MQIGAYHAPATIAEAVRLLAELPDAVPLAGGMTLLPVIRQRLAAPDAVIDLGRIAGLDTIRIEDGSVHEGTRQPNRLVIGAGTTHATVADSQLVATVLPALARLAGDIGDPAVRARGTIGGSLANNDPAADYPAAALALDAWNVTDRRVIPAADFFQGFFQTALMPGEIVTAASLAIPACAGYAKLRSQASRFPVCGVFVSRFADGPRVAVTGAGSQGVFRATVLEQALTADWSPAAARAARLPEAGLLSDANAGPRYRAHLVSVLAARAIAGIMDTAPAA
- a CDS encoding (2Fe-2S)-binding protein encodes the protein MHDITLTLNGAAVTARVAPGTTLVALIRDQLALTGTHIGCDTAQCGACMVHVDGVPVKSCAMLAVQADGRRIGTIEGMAEDGRMSALQAAFREHHALQCGFCTPGMVMSAAGIIDRHGANVDDATIRRALEGNICRCTGYHNIVKAIRSAAAATA
- the sfsA gene encoding DNA/RNA nuclease SfsA — translated: MPDQTALADTATDHARAASPPGAGHDLVFTPMLTPARLVRRYKRFLADVVLPDGTETTVHVANPGSMLGLADAGARVWPQRSPDPKRKLPLSWVLVEAAGGALVVVDTGRANGLVAEAIAAGRVPALAPAGVALRREVRYGTGSRVDIVLDPAAAPTDADAGTYRPQPVYVEVKSVTLSRQPGQGAFPDARTQRGARHLAELAALATAGTARAVLVYAVMRGDVDRVDVAADIDPAYAAALVAARAAGVEVMALGFTADAAGIRLTGPLPVAGSGTSAAIG